A segment of the Natrinema salaciae genome:
GCAGTTCGACGTCCTGTCCCTGGATACCACCGTTCTCGTTCAGCTCGGCGACGGCGAGTTCCGCGCTCCGTTCGGCACCGCGCCCCATCTGAAGTTCGGTCGGGCCCAGGTGGCCGATTTTGAACACGCCGTCGTCACCGCCGCTGTCCACACCCCCTAGACAGCCGGCCAGCGTCGTCGTGACCGCACCAGCGCCCGCAGCCCCGAGGAACGTTCGGCGTCCGACGGGGGCGTTTCCAGATCTACTCGTTTGAGGATTATTGTTATCTTCGTTAGCCATTGTGTGTCACTGAGTTACCGATTCTCACCCACCCCTTTCGATTCCCACTTAATAAAGGTGAGGGAAGTTAGCAAGGATCTTGTGAACAATACACGAAAGGTGAGTTCACTCGAGACCGGGAGTCGTTCGCGAGTCACAGCCACGCCGCGATCGACCGCTCAGACGAGTTCCGTCGCCGAGATCGGATCGGTTACCGGGCAGTACTCGCCGTTTTCGTACGCCACGACCCCCTCGTGGCGGAGGTGATCGAGATGAGCGAACGCCTCGCCGGGACCGTGGACGATGTGGATCCCCTCGAGGTCGCCGAACAGGTAGTTGCTAACCGTCCAGGCGTCGGCCGATCCGTGGTCGGTCAGGAAGTCGAGGATCGTCGCCGTCCGCTCGCGATGGTGCTCGAGGATCGTCTCGGCGCGCTCGGTCGGCTCTTCGATGGGATCGCGGTGACCGGGCCAGACCCGGTCGTAGTCGCGATCGATGAGCCGTTCCAAGGTGGCGACGTACTTCTCGAGGGGACGGTCGACCCGGAAATCAGCGCCGCCGACATTTGGTGTGTACACCGGCAGGACGGCGTCGCCGACGAACGCCTCGTCGCCGTCGGCCGTCTCGAAACAACACAGTCCCGCCGCGTGACCCGGCGCGTGAACCGTCTCGAGGGTTCGACCGCCAACCTCGAGTACGTCCCCGTCTTCGATCGGCGTCGGCTCGGCCGGCCGGCCCTCGATCTCCACCGACTCGAAGAAGGCAAAGAACTCGTTCCGCGCGTCTTCGGGGACGCCCCACTCCGCGAGGAGTTCCCGGCGGCGCTCCTCGACGGCGGCGACCGCGTCCGGGTCCTGAGCGACCAACGGGGCGTCGGCCGCGTGGACGGAGACCGTCGCGCCGCTCGCAGCCTGGATCTCGCCGGCGAGGCCGGCGTGATCGACGTGGAAGTGAGTGAGCACGATGTCGTCGACGTCGGACAGCTCGTAGCCGCGCTCGGCGAGGCCCTCGCGGAGGTCGCGCCGGATGTCGTCGGTGGCGATCCCCGTATCGACGAGCGCGAGCTCGCCGGTATCGTCGTCGGCGAGGACGTAGGCGTTGTTTCGGCCCTCGAATTCGTCGTTCCCGAGCGAAATACGGTCCATGTCCCCTACCGACATGCTACCCGGTAATAATTCGCGCGATAGCGGAACGGGACGCCCGACGCCGTCGGGGCCCGAACTGATCGGGACGATCCCGCCTCGAGAGTCGGTTCCTGCGACGGGGACGCGACGTACTCGGCCGAGTCACAGTCCGTGCGTTCGTCATCGTCTGTTTCGGTCGAAATTTATGACGTTCCGTGTGTGTCCTGCAGAGATGGACTCCTTTTCTCACCCCGAATCCCTGCGCGACCGTGAGAGCATTCCGTTCCACGAGGAAACGCGATCCGTCGATCGAACGGCGTTCGAGTCGATCGCCGAGGACGTGGACAGTCATGCCGTGGTCGGAATTACCAACGACGAGGGCGCAGTACTGTTGCAAAACGATGGCTCCCACGGGTGGACCCTCCTCGCCTTCCCGGCTGAGCCCGGGGCGGACTGGACGACCGTCGTCCGTCAGGAGGCAACGGAACTACTCGGTATCGAGGTCGTCCTCGATCAGGTGGAACGCGTTCGTCGTCTCGACCTCCACCTCTCGAGCGACGATCGCCAGTCCGTTACGATGTACAACGTGGTGTTTCGTGGCGCGGTAGACGGGACTATCGACCTCGAGGAGCGGCGTAGAACGAACGATGACCCAAAACTCGGGTGGTTCACGGGAGTTTCCGACGAACAGGACGGTGCGGTTGCGGACGACATCCGACGCTTCGTGGCGGACCGGTAATCCGCCGAACCGTCCGTACTGGCGAACCCGTTCCACGTCCGTTCCGACCGGGGAATTCGCCGGCTACAGTTCGTCTTCGAGGTAGATACCGAGGTACCCACCGGCGGCGCTCAATCCGACGATGTACAGCGCGCCGAACAGCAACATGCCGGTAGCCATCACGCCGAGCATGAGAGGTGCCCCGGCCCCGAAACCGATGAAGAACAGCATGAAGAACAGTCCCACGAGCATCATCGGAACGAGCATGAAGGCACCGGCGATGGCACCGACCCGCAACCCGTCGCCCGGCTCACCGCCCTCGAGGTAACCGGCGATCGCCCCGCCGAGCAGCGTGGAAAACGGGACGAACAAGAGGACAATGCCGACGGCCGCACCGATCGCTGCGTTGATCACAGTACTGGAGCCGCTCTCGTCAGCAGCCGGCCGGTCGACTGTCCTGTTCGGGGACTGGTTAGTATCGGAGACCATACTGTAGACCGATCCGTTCAGCAACAAAAAGTGTTCATCTCTCGCGACGCCGGCAAACGGACCGCTCGCCCTCACTCTCCGATCCCGGCTGTAACGCGTTCTCACGCCCGATTTGCGGTCGGTTGCTCCCCCTCGAGTTCGCTCCGCAGCAGCCGGGTCACGTCACCCGGATCCGTGCTCCCGCCGGTCAGTTCTGCCACCGTCGTCTCGTCGGGTTGCTCGCGAAGCTCGCAACCGCGCCTCGAAAACGCTGGTCCAAAAAGCCGACCGCGATCGAAGCGAGCGGTCGGTCGCTACCCCTCGAGTTCGCTCCGCAGCAGCTGGTTTACGTCGCCCGGATCGGCGCTTCCGCCGGTCTTCTGCATGACCTGGCCCACGAGGAAGTTGATCGCGCCGTCGTCGCCGCTCTCGTAGTCGTCGACGGCGTCGGGATTCTCGTCGATCGCTTCGACGACGGCCTGCTGGACTTCGTCCTCGCCCGTCTTGCCGAGGCCCTCCTCGGCGACGACCTCGTCGGGCGTCCGGCCGTCGTCGAGCATCGACCGCAACACCGTCTCGCGGGCGTTTTTCGCCGTAATCTCGTCCTCGGCGACGAGTTCGACGAGTCGCGTCACCTCCGCGAGGCGGCTCTCGATCTCGGTGATCTCGATGTCGCGGTAGTTGAGTTCGCCGAGCAGGTTGTCCGCGACCCACGTCGCCGCGAGGTCGGGGTCGAACTCGCCCGCGACGTCCTCGTAGAAGTCCGCGACCTGCTTGGTCGAGGTGAGCTTCGAGGCGGCCTCCTCGCTCAGGCCGTACTCCGCCTGGAACCGCTCGCGGCGCGCCGAGGGGAGTTCCGGAATGGTGATCTCGTCTTTCCAGTCCGAGACGCGCAGCGGCGGCAGGTCGGCCTCCTCGAAGTAGCGGTAGTCCTTTTCTTCCTCCTTCGAACGCATGGAGACCGTGATTCCCCGACTCTCGTCCCAGTGGCGAGTCTCCTGTTCGACCGCACGCCCGCGCTGGATCGCGTTCTTCTGACGGGTCTCCTCGTAGGCCAGCGCCTTCTCCGCGCCCTTGTGACTCGAGATGTTCTTGACCTCCGTTCGATTCGCGGCCTCGAGCGCCTCGATTCCGATCTCGTCGGTCCCGTCGCCGTCGATCTCGTCGTCGGGGATGATCGAGAGGTTGGCGTCGATTCGCAGGCTCCCGTCGCGCTCGGCGTCGAAGACGCCCAGGTACTCGAGGACTTCCTCGAGTTCGGCGAGGAACGCCCGCACTTCGCTCGGACTGCGGAAGTCGGGGGCCGTGACGATCTCCATCAGCGGCGTCCCCGCGCGGTTGTAGTCGACGAGGGTGTACTCGGCCGAATCGATGCCGCCACCGCCGCCGACGTGCTGGAGGCTGCCCGGGTCCTCCTCCAGGTGGGCGCGCTCGATCGCGACGGTGCGGCGCTGGCCCTCGACGGCGACCTCGAGTGCGCCGTCCTGACAGATCGGCTCGTCGTACTGGGTGATCTGGAAGTTCTTGGGCAGGTCGGGGTAGTAGTAGTTCTTCCGGTGGAAGCGGGTCTCTTCGGGGATGTCGGCGTCGATGG
Coding sequences within it:
- the gatB gene encoding Asp-tRNA(Asn)/Glu-tRNA(Gln) amidotransferase subunit GatB, which produces MTAQTVQQGDLVTVIGLEVHVQLETDTKIFCGCSTEQTDEPNENVCPVCLGLPGALPVLNEGAVEAAVKIGKAIDADIPEETRFHRKNYYYPDLPKNFQITQYDEPICQDGALEVAVEGQRRTVAIERAHLEEDPGSLQHVGGGGGIDSAEYTLVDYNRAGTPLMEIVTAPDFRSPSEVRAFLAELEEVLEYLGVFDAERDGSLRIDANLSIIPDDEIDGDGTDEIGIEALEAANRTEVKNISSHKGAEKALAYEETRQKNAIQRGRAVEQETRHWDESRGITVSMRSKEEEKDYRYFEEADLPPLRVSDWKDEITIPELPSARRERFQAEYGLSEEAASKLTSTKQVADFYEDVAGEFDPDLAATWVADNLLGELNYRDIEITEIESRLAEVTRLVELVAEDEITAKNARETVLRSMLDDGRTPDEVVAEEGLGKTGEDEVQQAVVEAIDENPDAVDDYESGDDGAINFLVGQVMQKTGGSADPGDVNQLLRSELEG
- a CDS encoding MBL fold metallo-hydrolase, whose protein sequence is MDRISLGNDEFEGRNNAYVLADDDTGELALVDTGIATDDIRRDLREGLAERGYELSDVDDIVLTHFHVDHAGLAGEIQAASGATVSVHAADAPLVAQDPDAVAAVEERRRELLAEWGVPEDARNEFFAFFESVEIEGRPAEPTPIEDGDVLEVGGRTLETVHAPGHAAGLCCFETADGDEAFVGDAVLPVYTPNVGGADFRVDRPLEKYVATLERLIDRDYDRVWPGHRDPIEEPTERAETILEHHRERTATILDFLTDHGSADAWTVSNYLFGDLEGIHIVHGPGEAFAHLDHLRHEGVVAYENGEYCPVTDPISATELV
- a CDS encoding DUF5518 domain-containing protein, producing the protein MVSDTNQSPNRTVDRPAADESGSSTVINAAIGAAVGIVLLFVPFSTLLGGAIAGYLEGGEPGDGLRVGAIAGAFMLVPMMLVGLFFMLFFIGFGAGAPLMLGVMATGMLLFGALYIVGLSAAGGYLGIYLEDEL
- a CDS encoding NUDIX domain-containing protein, translating into MDSFSHPESLRDRESIPFHEETRSVDRTAFESIAEDVDSHAVVGITNDEGAVLLQNDGSHGWTLLAFPAEPGADWTTVVRQEATELLGIEVVLDQVERVRRLDLHLSSDDRQSVTMYNVVFRGAVDGTIDLEERRRTNDDPKLGWFTGVSDEQDGAVADDIRRFVADR